Proteins from a genomic interval of Nocardia sp. BMG51109:
- a CDS encoding NAD(P)/FAD-dependent oxidoreductase, with amino-acid sequence MQPARASYDVVVVGGGHNGLVAAAYLARAGRSVLVLERRDHTGGAATSERVFAGVDARLSRYSYLVSLLPRQIVRDLDLRFTTRRRRISSYTPVGDAGLLIDSADEYRTRASFLRVTGAESDYLAWQRFYEMTGRLAQRVFPTLTRPLPTRAELRRVIDDSAAWEAIFERPLGETIEATFADDTVRGVAFTDALIGTFTHAHDPALRQNRCFLYHVIGGGTGDWDVPIGGMGALTDALAASARAAGAELITESAVTAIDTDGEAAEVRFETGAVGARHVLVNAAPRELSRLLGESAPDRPEGCQLKVNMLLHRLPRLRDAVDPGDAFAGTFHIAEGYAQLDRAYLEAEAGRLPTALPSEIYCHTLTDPSILAPGLAARGTHTLTLFGLHTPANLFLDRPAEATRLAVDSALAQLDSVLAEPIRDCLAVDAEGRPCLEAKNPLDLERELGLPGGHIFHGDLEFPFRTDDAADPAARWGVSTGHRTVFLCGAGTVRGGGVSGIGGHNAAMAVLESG; translated from the coding sequence ATGCAGCCGGCACGCGCGAGCTACGACGTGGTGGTCGTCGGCGGCGGCCACAACGGGCTGGTGGCCGCGGCATATCTGGCCCGGGCCGGACGCTCGGTGCTGGTCCTCGAACGCCGCGACCACACCGGCGGCGCGGCCACCTCGGAGCGGGTCTTCGCGGGCGTGGACGCGCGGTTGTCCCGGTACTCCTACCTGGTGAGCCTGCTGCCGCGGCAGATCGTGCGGGACCTGGACCTCCGGTTCACGACGCGGCGACGCCGGATCTCGTCCTACACACCGGTCGGCGACGCCGGGCTGCTGATCGACAGCGCCGACGAATACCGCACGCGCGCAAGCTTCCTCCGGGTCACCGGGGCGGAGTCCGACTACCTGGCGTGGCAGCGTTTCTACGAGATGACCGGCCGGCTCGCGCAGCGGGTGTTTCCCACGCTGACCCGGCCGCTGCCCACCCGCGCCGAATTGCGGCGTGTCATCGATGATTCCGCGGCCTGGGAGGCGATCTTCGAACGCCCGCTGGGCGAGACGATCGAGGCCACGTTCGCCGACGACACGGTGCGCGGCGTCGCGTTCACCGACGCGCTGATCGGAACCTTCACCCATGCGCACGATCCGGCCCTGCGGCAGAACCGCTGCTTCCTCTACCACGTGATCGGCGGCGGGACCGGCGACTGGGACGTGCCGATCGGCGGGATGGGCGCGCTGACCGATGCGCTCGCCGCGTCGGCCCGCGCCGCCGGGGCCGAGCTGATCACCGAGAGCGCGGTCACCGCCATCGACACCGACGGCGAGGCGGCGGAGGTGCGTTTCGAGACCGGCGCGGTCGGCGCGCGGCACGTGCTGGTGAACGCCGCACCGCGGGAACTGTCGCGGCTGCTCGGCGAGTCCGCGCCCGACCGGCCCGAGGGCTGCCAGCTCAAGGTGAACATGCTGCTGCACCGGTTGCCCCGGCTGCGGGACGCCGTCGACCCGGGAGACGCGTTCGCGGGCACGTTCCACATCGCCGAGGGATACGCCCAACTGGACCGGGCCTACCTGGAGGCCGAGGCGGGGCGGCTCCCGACGGCCCTGCCGTCGGAGATCTACTGCCACACCCTCACCGACCCCTCGATCCTCGCGCCCGGCTTGGCGGCCCGCGGCACCCACACCCTGACGCTGTTCGGCCTGCACACTCCCGCGAATCTGTTCCTGGACCGGCCCGCGGAGGCCACCCGCCTCGCGGTCGATTCGGCGCTGGCCCAGTTGGATTCGGTGCTGGCCGAGCCGATTCGCGACTGTCTGGCCGTGGATGCCGAGGGGCGGCCGTGCCTCGAGGCGAAGAATCCGCTGGATCTGGAGCGCGAGCTGGGCCTGCCGGGCGGCCACATCTTCCACGGCGACCTGGAGTTCCCCTTCCGCACCGACGATGCGGCCGACCCGGCCGCGCGGTGGGGTGTGAGCACCGGCCACCGCACCGTATTCCTGTGCGGCGCCGGCACCGTCCGCGGCGGCGGGGTCAGCGGGATCGGCGGCCACAATGCCGCCATGGCCGTTCTCGAATCGGGCTGA
- a CDS encoding GDSL-type esterase/lipase family protein, translated as MVRDVRICFVGDSLVAGLGDRQCLGWAGRLAARAAGAGYPVTYYNLGVRRATSTDIAERWEGECRRRLPADIDGRVVLSFGIDDTLLDDGRTWVPTERSVANLTAVLRGTRGLGWPTLMVAPPPVNDDEHNSRIEKLDAEFAEVCGAEGVSYVRVHQPLRQSTTWMREVASEDDYHPGTAGYEEFAALIVPPWLLWLSEPGSGLPVVR; from the coding sequence GTGGTTCGAGACGTCCGTATCTGCTTCGTCGGGGACTCGCTGGTGGCCGGTCTGGGGGACAGGCAGTGTCTCGGCTGGGCGGGCCGGCTGGCCGCCCGCGCGGCCGGCGCCGGATATCCAGTGACCTACTACAACCTGGGCGTGCGCCGGGCGACGTCGACCGATATCGCGGAGCGGTGGGAGGGCGAGTGCCGGCGCCGGCTACCGGCCGATATCGACGGGCGCGTGGTGCTCTCCTTCGGTATCGACGACACCCTGCTGGACGACGGCCGGACATGGGTGCCCACCGAACGCTCGGTGGCCAATCTGACGGCGGTACTGCGCGGGACCCGCGGGCTCGGCTGGCCGACGCTGATGGTCGCGCCACCGCCGGTGAACGACGACGAACACAACAGCCGGATCGAGAAATTGGATGCCGAGTTCGCCGAAGTCTGCGGCGCCGAGGGCGTGTCGTACGTGCGCGTGCATCAGCCGCTGCGGCAGAGCACAACCTGGATGCGCGAGGTCGCGTCCGAGGACGACTACCACCCGGGCACGGCCGGTTACGAGGAGTTCGCCGCGCTCATCGTGCCGCCCTGGCTGCTGTGGCTGTCCGAACCCGGATCGGGTCTGCCCGTCGTCCGGTGA
- a CDS encoding class I SAM-dependent methyltransferase has protein sequence MSETGEPNPSHPELWARRANSFGAEAGAYAAHRPDYPLAGIRWALEPLGATAEPEVLDLAAGTGKLTDGLIEVGARVTAVEPDDAMRAEFARRHPRPAALAGSAESIPLPADSVDAVLVGQAFHWFDPPRAFPEIARVLRPGGVLAAFWNMHDSSVEWVAELDRLSRTEVLTRQRSRDPDPAHPLFAPFRRQYFPHTQRRTAESLAATVGTHSHALVLDSADRAALLARIAEYLRGRPETRSGEFDLPLRTLVVRTTPR, from the coding sequence GTGAGCGAGACCGGTGAACCGAATCCGAGCCACCCCGAACTGTGGGCGCGCCGGGCGAATTCGTTCGGTGCGGAGGCCGGGGCCTATGCCGCGCATCGGCCGGACTATCCGCTCGCCGGAATCCGGTGGGCACTGGAACCGCTCGGCGCGACCGCCGAGCCCGAGGTGCTCGATCTCGCCGCGGGTACCGGAAAGCTCACCGACGGCCTGATCGAGGTCGGCGCGCGGGTGACCGCGGTCGAGCCCGACGACGCCATGCGGGCCGAATTCGCCCGGCGGCATCCGCGGCCGGCCGCGCTGGCCGGAAGCGCGGAAAGTATTCCGCTACCGGCCGATTCGGTCGATGCCGTACTGGTCGGGCAGGCATTCCACTGGTTCGACCCACCGCGGGCGTTCCCGGAGATCGCGCGGGTGCTGCGGCCCGGCGGCGTGCTGGCGGCGTTCTGGAATATGCACGACTCCTCGGTCGAATGGGTGGCGGAACTGGACCGGCTCTCTCGCACCGAGGTGCTGACGCGGCAGCGCTCACGCGACCCCGACCCGGCGCATCCGCTGTTCGCACCGTTCCGGCGCCAGTACTTTCCGCACACCCAGCGGCGCACCGCGGAAAGCCTCGCCGCCACCGTCGGAACCCATTCGCACGCCCTGGTGCTGGATTCGGCCGATCGCGCCGCACTCCTCGCGCGTATCGCGGAATATCTGCGCGGCCGGCCCGAAACGCGCTCCGGCGAATTCGATCTCCCGTTGCGCACCCTGGTGGTCCGTACGACTCCGCGCTGA